The region CATTTTCGGCAGAAGATGAGCACGAACAGTAAATTGGCTACGCTGGCTGCATGTAATACAGATGGAAAGATTGTTTTCGGGATCAAAGCCAACGGGCAGTCCGCGGCAGGTGCGGATTTGCACTCCCGGGCCTATGTGCAGGAGATTTTGAACGGAAGTGAATTTGCGGTATCCGACATCATAAAATCAGTACTGGAGGACCAATTTATCCTCGTTATGGCTGTGCCGGTACGGGATGATCAGGGCAATCTGATGGGTGCGTATTTGATGTCTGTGGATTGGCAGGCATATGCACAGAACATGATCGGAAATATTGCCATAGGAGAAGAAGGGTATCCCTATATTCTGGATGGCAAAGGACGCATCCTTGCCCATAAGGTGAATCAGAAACTGATAGCCAAAAACTTATCCAGTTATGACTTCATCAGGAAAACTCTTGAGGTCCCTGAGGGAACCATGAATTATGATTGGGAAGGCAGAGCAAAATTTCAGGTTTTTAAACGTGTGCCCTCCACCGGATGGGTGGTCTGCATGTCCGCCTATGTTTCGGACTTAACCCGTGCGGCCACCAAACAGCGTAACGCGTTGATCGGTATGGGTATTGTCATGGTTCTGCTTCTAGTCGTGGTTATTATTTTCACCATTCGCAAGCAGGTGACCGGGCCCATGGCATTAATTCGCGATTTTACCAGCAATATTTCGCAAGGCAATTTTGATGCCGAGCTGAACGGGAAGTTCGTCTGCGAACTTAAAGATCTTTCTGAAAATATATCCCATATGGTGGCGGAAATAAAACACAAACTCGGTTTCTCCGAGGGAGTCCTTAAAGGACTTGTGTTGCCCTGTTCCATCGTCGGTCCCGATAACAATATGCTATGGACAAACTCGCATCTTTGCGAATTAATTGAGAGTGAGCTCAGTCCGGAAGATGTCGTAGGCATGAATCCGGGCGAGTTCTTTTACAGAGACCGGACACGTAAGACCCTATCGCAGAAAGCTATTGAGGAAGAACGTCGGATTCAGCAGGAATCGGATTATGTTACCCTCAAGGGAGTAAATAAAAATGTAATGATTTCCACAACTCCTTTCTACGATATGGATAAGAAAATGCTCGGATCGGTAAGTATCTGGATCGATATGACTGAAATTCGGGAACAGCAGCGCAGAATTGAAGAAAACAACATCATGATTTCCGAGGCCGCCACCAGCGCCACTGAGGTATCAAATCAGGTTTCAAGTTTTTCAGATGCGTTGGCCGCGCAGGTTGAGCAATCCAGTCGCGGTGCAGAAGAGCAATCGGTTATGGCCAGTGAAGCCGCCACTGCTATGGATGAAATGAATTCAACTGTGTTCGAAGTTGCCCGTAACGCGTCAGTTGCCGCTGAATTGGCCGATGCTTCACAGCAAAAAGCCGGTGAAGGTGAGGAGAAAGTCATACAGGCGGTCAAAACAATTGAAATTATTCGGGCCCAGTCAGATCAGATGCAAAGCGATATGGCCGATCTCGGCCAGCAGGCCGACGGCATCGGTCACATCATGGGCGTGATCAGCGACATCGCGGATCAGACTAATCTGCTGGCATTGAATGCCGCCATCGAAGCAGCGCGGGCCGGTGATGCCGGTCGCGGTTTTGCCGTCGTCGCAGATGAGGTTCGCAAGCTTGCTGAAAGCACAATGAATGCAACAAATGATGTCGGGGAATATATTAAGCGTATTCAGGAAAGCACTAAGAAGAATATCGCCAATACCGAGAAGTCCAATAGATATATTGGCGACGTGACCGAGTTGGTCAATCAGTCCGGTAGTATTTTGAAGGAGATTGTCGAGAAGGTTTCCGATACCGCCGATCAGGTCAGGTCCATAGCCACTGCATCAGAAGAGCAGTCCGCGGCCAGTGAACAGATCAGTCGCTCTACCGGCCAGATCAATACCATTGCCGGTGAAACCGCTCAGGCCATGAACGAATCTGCGGAGGCAGTCAGCCGTATGTCCGACCTTGCAAAGGAACTTGATGGCATCATTGCCAATATGAAAGGATAGGCCGCTAAGTACCGGTCTGTATCCGGTTTAGAAAAAAGAGTCATACTGAAGCCCCGGCATGAAAACTGCCGGGGCTTTCTTGTTTTTATACAACGAAAGGAAAAGGTACTAGGTTAGTATTGAGGTCTTCTGCTAATAAATGATATAGCTTAGTCAGGAGTATCTATGCATTCAGTCTTAAGATTAGTTCTCTCGGCCTTATGCGGGGTTATTTTACTATGTCTGCTTTCCGCAGCCCAGAAATATCTTATGGGCTGGCCGATGCCTTTGAAATCGTTTATTGCTCCGATCCTGTTTGGTTTATTTACCGGTTCCGGTTTTTATTTTTATTCACTTTTTTTAGAAAAACATCGGAAAACAAAAGGATTGCTGTATGCCAGAGAAGCACAGCTGAATACTGTCCTGTCCGCCGCGCCAATCGGAATAGGGATGGTGACTGATCGTGTTTTTCAGGAAGTTAATGACTTCTTTTGCGAAATGACAGGATATTCCAGGGCGGAACTGATCGGTTCGTCTTCCCGGATGATATATCCAAGCGATGAGGATTATGACTATGTCAGTTCATACAAATATTCGCAGATCAAGGATAAAGGATCCGGAACAGTTGAGACGAGGTTTAAGCGTAAGGATGGTAAAATTTTACATGTCATTCTAAGTTCAAAGCCGCTCAATCAAGCGGACTGGTCGCAGGGAGTTTCGTTTACGGTACTAAATATCACTAAACGGAAGGAAGCAGAAAATTCACTGGCTAAACGCATAGTATTTGAGAGTCTGGTAAGTAAAATCGCGACTGACTTTCTTAATCTTTCAGTCGATCAGATTGATGAGGGGCTGACAAAATCTTTGGAGGATATCTGCCGATTCGCCGGAGTGGGCCGGGCGTATATATTCCTTATGCGCGGCAATTCAGCTGTTTGCGATAATACTCATGAATGGTGCGCGGAAAACATAGAACCGCAGATTGATGTCCTGCAGAATATTAATTTGCAGGACCCTGAAACACTGCTTTGGGAAAAGCTATGTAATAAAGAATCATATTACATTCCTGATGTTTCGGCGTTGCCTGACGATTTGCCGGACAAAGCCATTCTTGCGGAGCAGGACATATGGTCGATTCTTATCGAACCCATGTATTTTAACGATCAGCTTGTGGGGTTTGTGGGCTTTGATGCGGTCTATTCGTATCGTCACTGGTCGGAAGAAGATATAGATATCCTTTCCTTATTCAGCAAAAATATTTCCTTAATTCTTGAACGTAAGAAAGTAGAGGAAAAATTGATCGCGGCAAAACAGGGCGCGGAAGCGGCTAATACCGCAAAGTCGGAATTTCTCGCCAACATGTCTCATGAAGTCAGGACTCCTTTAAACGGAATTATGGGTATGCTGCAATTAATGCAGATCAGCGGACTCCGGGCAGAGCAGGATGAGCATTGTACTTTTGCAATGGAATCCTGCAGAAGGTTGACCCGGCTGCTGAGTGATGTACTTGATATCTCGAAGATCGAAGCTGGAAATCTACAGATAATTAATGTGGAATTCGACTTGGGGGAAGTTCTAAATTCTGTCTACTATTTGTTTAAACCGGTCGCGCTTCAAAAAAATGTTGATTTAATTTTTGATGTGGCCGGCAATTTGCCTCAAAAATTATCAGGTGACAGCAACCGGTTACATCAAATATTAAATAATCTGATCGGAAATGCCCTGAAATTTACAGATGCCGGCAGTGTCGTGCTGGAAGTCTCTCCGCTGAAAGTTAACCAGCCCGGTCTTCATAAAATTTTGTTTTCCGTTTCTGATTCGGGAATCGGTATATCAGACAATAAGCTGGAAAATATTTTTGATTCCTTTACGCAGGTAGATAACAGCAGAACCCGCAGTTATGAGGGGGCTGGACTTGGACTTGCTATTGTCAAGAAGCTTGTAAAATTGATGGGCGGCAGCTTGTCAATTACCAGTGAATTAGGGGTTGGAACAGCAATTTATTTTTGCATTGAATTTCAAGATCCTCAACAGAGTGTCGCCGTTGCGGACGACCTTTTGGAAGATGGCGATAATTTTATTAAAGAATTTAATGTTCTTGTAGCCGAAGATGAAAAAGTAAATATGCTTACCCTTAAGAGTTTTCTGCAAAAATTAGGCTGCACTGTATCAGTTGCCGGTGATGGTTATGAAGTCATTGAAGCTCTTAATGGAGAGCAGGATACTTTTGATTTGATATTTATGGATATTCAGATGCCGAATATGGGAGGAATTGAAACTACTTCACGTATCCGGTCCGGCGATGCAGGAACCTCAAACAGTGACATTCCGATTATCGCCTGCACCGCTTACGCCATGGCCGGAGATAAAGAGGAATTCTTTTCCGCCGGTATGGATGACTATCTCGCCAAACCGATACAGATAGGTGATGTTGAAGAGATTTTGCTGAAATATTCAGCCAAGGACCTGTAGAATCAGTATGTGCTAAGAGCGTATTTTACAGCATCCAGATACGCATATCCATAGCTTTCGCATGGTTCCAGATAACATCCTTCTCCCCATTCATTCCATGCATTGATAAAGATAAACCGTTCTTCTTCAGGGAAGTTTTCTACTGTGTAACGAAGTGTTTTCTGCAAATGAAATGAAAAGGCTTCGGGACTGGATTTATCAAAGACAAACGCTGCGGATTTATATCTTGGAGTGTTATCCCATTGTGGGAAAACACCCCGGAACAGTTTGTACTCAGGTTTTGGTTTGTTCAGCATGTTGATAATTGTTTTACGGTAATCAACTCTGCGTGGTTTGACTCCCGGGGCAAGCAAATCTCCTGTCATCCTCCAGTCCGGGGCAAATTCCACCGCAGCGTCAAAACCAAGCTCAGCAGGAGTATATCCCCAGCAAAAGGCTTCAACTTTAACCAGATACAGCTCAATTCCATGTTTGCCGGCTTCTTTTCGCCATAAATCTGTTATCGCTTTTGAGTCTGGTAGGTCCTCCGCCTGATGGACACAGACAACCGGACGGTCTTCTATGGTTATATACCTGGGATCTTTTAATGCAGGGATTAGATCAAGTATGAATTTTTTCATGCTTGATTTGGAGTAATCTTGCGCAATCAGGATTTTTTTGTCCTGCCCATACCAAGCCCTTGTCCATTCATGGTTGGCCCAGCAAATACAGAAAGGAAAGTTTGGTTTGCCGGATTCAAGCATGTTTTCAAGGGGGGTTTCGAGGAGCTTCTTACCCCCGAACCAGTAGTAGTAATAACAAAATCCATACAGACCATATCGTTTGGCCATTGCGGCCTGCATCGACTGAACTCTCTCACTGCGTAAATCGTAATATTCAAGAGGCTTGGCGGGAACCCGTGGTTGGATATGTCCGGTGAAACCGGGAACAGAGCTTGTTACATTATTCCATTCCGTAAATCCCTTGCCCCACCACTGGTCGTTTTCCGGAATGGGATGAAACTGAGGAAGGTAGAAGGCAAGCAGTTTCAACTGGTCCGAAACGAAATCCATAGGTCATTCTCCGCAGTTTATTCCCTTTTAGCGTCTTCAGCAGTACAGATTCCACCACTCAGGAGAAGGTACGTGTTAAGCAAATAGGGTGTAATTTCAAAAGTTAGAACTTGAAATTGCCAGCTTGATAATTCATGGTGCTTCGTCGATCAGGGGAGGTGTATTATAATTTTTCTGATGCTACAATGCTTCCGTAGGTTTAGCCAGCCTGAAATTAATCTCCTAATTGAACCTCGTTCCATTTCAAGTTATATGTTACAGATCAATTTTCTTTACCCAACGGAGAGAGTGTATGAAGTCTTTTAATGAGCAGTCCTTAAAAGAACAACTTGCTGAGATTGAAGCCGGGAAAAAAAAATATGCCCACGGCGGAAATTTGCGTCAACTGGCGGAGCGGGCCGGATGTCCTTCGTCTGAAGTTGTGGATTTTTCGGCTAACATTAATCCATTGGGTCCGCCTTCATGGCTGCAGCAGGAAGTGGTCCGGGCGCTGAGTGATGTAGACCGTTATCCTGACCCTGAATGCTCGGAACTTACTCTTACCGCATGTGAAAAATTCTCCGTCTGGCCTACGGAATGCGTTGCCGGTAACGGGGCTTCGGAACTGATTTGGGCCATTTCCCGGGTAGGGAGATTAAAAAGGGCGGTGATTCCTGTTCCCTGCTATGTGGATTACGAGCGGTCCTGCAAACTTGCAGGGCTTAAAACCGAGCATATACCGCTTGATCCGCAACGAAATTTCGCTCCTGATTTTGAAACTCTCTCGTCTTTTCTTGATTCCTCACCGGCTTTGGTTTTTCTGGCTCAGCCCAACAACCCTACCGGGACGGCTTTTGATCCTCAGGAATTAACGGCCCTTGCCCAAAAGCACCCTGATTCACGTTTCGTGATTGATGAATCTTTCGCTGATTTTGTTCCGGGGTTGAAACGGTTGGCCGGGCAGCGTCCGCCTAACGTTATCACCATTGTTTCCATGACCAAATTTTACGCCATTCCCGGTTTGCGGCTTGGGCTGGCTTTCGCTTCTCCGGATATCATCATGGAAATCAAAAACGCTTTGCCTTGCTGGTCAGTGAATATTCTGGCCCAAAGGGTGGGATTGCGCTGCCTGCGTGATGAGGAATACGAACGAAGAACAATTGAAACTACCACCCGCCTGCGTGATGATCTGGTACGGGGAATTCAGGAAATTCCCGGTATTCGGGCTTTGCCTTCACAGGCCAATTTTATGCTTTGTCAGGTACAGCGTGTGGGTATGGACGCAGGCGGTTTGATTGAGCATTTGATTAATAACAGGGTCGCCGTGCGTCATTGTGATAATTTTGACGGCCTTGATTCCACATATTTCCGCATTGCTGTGCGTACAGAGCAGGAGAATCGTGTGCTGCTTGACGGATTGCGCTCATTTTCCGGCATGTCGGTTTCCACCCCAAAAAAGAATAAAGTCCCGGCCCTGATGATTCAGGGAACCTGTTCCAATGCCGGGAAATCAATTTTGGCCGCCGCATTCTGCCGTATCATTTTACAGGATGGATATAAAGTAGCTCCATTTAAAGCGCAGAATATGTCGCTCAATTCTTATGTAACTGAAGACGGTCTGGAAATGGGAAGGGCACAGGTAACACAGGCCGCAGCCTGCAAGCTGGCGCCTGATGTACGCATGAATCCGGTGCTGCTCAAGCCGGGTAGCGACATCGGTTCACAGGTGATTGTCATGGGCAAGCCTGTGGGAAATATGAAAGTTCAAAAATACGTGGAATACAAACCCACAGCTTTTGAAGCGGTGAAAAAAGCGTACGATTCCTTGAGCGAAGAAGTGGAAGTTATGGTTATAGAGGGAGCCGGAAGTCCTGCCGAGATCAACCTCAAGCAGCATGACATCGTGAATATGGCCATGGCTGATTATGCCGAAGCGAAGGTGCTCATCGCCGGTGATATTGACCGGGGCGGAGTGTTTGCCTCCCTTGCCGGGACAATGGATCTGCTCGAACCTGATGAAAGAAAGCTTGTTTGCGGGTTTCTGCTGAATAAATTTCGCGGGGATGCATCGCTCCTGACTCCGGCTTTTGATTTTACGTTGGATCACACCGGTAAACCCGTGCTTGGAACCATTCCTTATATAAATGATCTGGGGCTGCCGGACGAGGATTCGGTATCATTCAAGGAGGATTTGAAGAAATCCGGGTCTAAGGGAAAACGCAAGGATTCAGTTGACATAGTTTGTATTGATCTGCCGCGCATATCAAATTTTACGGACATCGATTCACTCAAGGGAGAGCCGGATGTAAATCTGCGGGTGGTGGATAAGGCTTCAGATCTGGGTAAACCGGACGCAATCATTCTACCGGGCAGCAAATCGACTCTTTCAGATCTCAGCCATCTGCGTGAATCCGGTCTGGCAGAAGCCATCGCCGCATTGCGCGATAAAACGGTTATCGTAGGTATCTGCGGCGGTTTTCAGATGCTGGGTCAGTATATTAGCGATCCGGATGAAATAGAGACCGGCGGTTCCGCGGAAGGGCTCGGGCTGCTCCCGTTGCAAACAACCCTTGCCCCGGAAAAAACTTTGACCCGCACCGTGGGAATGCATTCCCAGAGTAAAAAGGAAGTGGTTGGGTATGAAATCCATCATGGCACTACCGAACCTCTCCTGCCCACTGTCCGGGCGGCAATCGTTCCTCAGGGTATCACCGGAGGAGTTTCTGTTTCCCGCGCTCTTGGTTTCGGGTCCAAGTCAGGTCTTATTTGGGGTACATATCTTCATGGTGTTTTTGATGCCGACGAATTCCGGCGCTGGTTTATTGATTTTCTGCGTAAGCGTAAGGGGCTGCCCAAGCTGGGTAGAGTTCAATCAGTTTTTAATATGGAAGAGGGGCTGGATCGTCTTGCCGATGTTGTCCGCAGGAATGTGGATATGCGAGCTGTTTACACTGCTTTGGGGCTGGGTGGTTAAATTGATTTTTTGTGCATATAGTTGTCGCTGCTACCCGAAATAGTGTAAATTCATATTTGGATGAACAGTATTCTGCTTTTGGAGGATCAATATGGCCGGGATAGAGTGGAACGAGAGTTTAAATCTTGGGATTAAAGAGCTCGATAAACAGCATAAGGAATTGATAGGCCTTGTTAATGATTTTCTTGATGCTTATGGAAAAGGCGAAAGCGCAGGTGCTGTTGATAAGATATTGAAACAGCTCAAAGAATACGCCGTGTATCATTTTAATGCTGAAGAAAAGTATATGGAAGAAATCGAATATCCCCATCTGGCTGAACATCGCCAACTCCACGCAGCACTTAAAAATAGCGTAAAATCGATGCAGTCCGCCAGATTTCACCTTGAGGAAGTAAGTGCTGAAGAGATTAAAGCCCTTTTATCCAAATGGCTTATTGAGCATATTCTGCGGGTTGATTACAAGCTTGTGCAGTTTGTGAAAAAAAGTGGAGGATAATTCGCGGAACCGGTTTGTCTTATTGAAAAGGATAAAAGCCCTTGCCTGATTTGTCGGCGGGGCTTTTGCTTTTTGGGCCTACTTCTTGCCTTGGGCGCGTAAACCGGATATCAAAAAGCCGATTATTAATTTAAATACCAATTTTTCAGTCTCGGATTTCCAATGATAGCAAAAGTTTCCTGTGCAGCCCTGATGGGCATTGATGCGTTTAAAGTTGATCTTGAAGTTGATCTGACCAGACAGGGCATGCCCGCATTCACCATGGTCGGGCTGGCTGAGGGCGCGGTAAAGGAAAGTAAAGAGCGCGTTTTTTCCGCTCTTAAAAACAGCGGATACCGTATCCCTCCTTCACGTATCACCGTTAATCTAGCACCGGCGGATATACGTAAGGCCGGTTCTGCATATGATTTACCACTTGCAGCGTCCTTGCTGGGGGCCGCCGGAGTGATCGACCAGTCTGCTATGGAAGGCTGGTTCATGGCTGGTGAGCTTTCTCTTTCCGGGGTGGTCAAGCCTGTGCACGGCGTGCTTTCTCTGGCAATAGAGGCCCGGCGCAAGGGTGCTCAGGGGCTGATTGTCAGTCCTGAAAATGTTAATGAAGCCGCAGTGGTTGAGGGACTTTCGGTTTACGGAGTGTCTACCCTTACACAGTTGGTTGATTTTCTCATAGGCAATACATCCCTTGAACCGGCTAAGGTTGATACGGATCTGCTCTGGTCCGGACGTCAGTCCTTCGGCATGGATTTTTCAGAAGTCAAAGGTCAGGAACACGCCAAACGGGCAATTGAAATCGGTGCTGCGGGGAATCATAATCTGCTTTTTATCGGCCCTCCTGGCAGTGGTAAAACCATGCTGGCCCGGCGAATTCCTACCGTGCTGCCTTCGCTGGTGTTTGAAGAAGCGTTGGAAGTAACAAAGATCTACAGTGTCTCCGGACAATTGGATCCTGATAAGTCTCTTATGGTTACCCGCCCTTTCCGGGCTCCTCACCATACCATTTCCGATGCGGGGCTTATCGGCGGAGGAGCTTATCCCAAACCGGGCGAAGTCTCGCTGGCACATCGCGGGGTTCTATTTCTGGACGAGTTGCCGGAGTTCAAGAAGAATGTGCTTGAAGTCCTGCGCCAGCCCCTTGAAGGGGGAGAGGTTACCATCTCCCGGGCGGCAATGTCCCTTTCATATCCGGCTGATTTTATGCTGGTGGCGGCTATGAATCCCTGCCCCTGCGGATATTCTACTGATGCCCGGCATGCCTGTACCTGTTCCGCCCAGTCGGTCAGCCGTTACCGCTCCAAGCTTTCCGGGCCGTTGCTGGACCGCATCGATCTGCAGATTGAAGTCCCCGCCGTAGAATATAAAGATTTACGGGATTCTTCCGGTCTGGATTCCGCGACTATGCGCTCGAATATTGAGCGGGTCCGGGAGATTCAGTCCGGGCGATACAAGGGCATGGGCATACTGACCAACAGTGAACTTTCCGGCTCTTCGCTGGAAAAATTTTGCAAGCTAGGTGAAGCGGAACACAATTTTCTGGGACAGGCTGTAAGCAGCTTGGGCCTTTCCGCACGGGCATATACCCGTATCCTGCGCATTTCACGGACAATTGCCGATTTAGCCGGTATGGAAATGATTCAGGTTGCCCATCTGGCTGAAGCTATCAATTACCGGAGTATGGATAGGCAGGGTTGATGTTTATGGATAAATCTAAAAATTTGTGGCGTTATTGGGCCACATCAGCTGTTGCCAAGTTCGTTTTGCTGTAATATTACCTACCTCACTGGTTATTTATGGGAGGGGTAATGAAACCGGTACTGAATACCTGTGTAGAGCAGCGCGAACTCTGGGATCAGGTCTTCACTGAATCTGAAAATTATTTCGGTGATCAACCCAGTCTTCTCGCACAAAAATCTCTGAAACTATTCAGAGAAAATAATGTTGCTTCCGTTCTTGAAACCGGCTGCGGTCAAGGACGGGATACTTTTCTTTTTGCCGAAAACGATATCTCCGTCACAGCGCTGGATTATTCCAGCAAAGCGGTTGATTCCGTCGCCGCCAGAGCCGCTTCTTCTTCGCTTTCTTCCCATATTGATCCCCAGTTGCTTGATATCCGTAAACCGCTCCCTTTTGAATCGGGATCATTTGATGCCTGTTATTCGCATATGCTGTTCTGCATGGAACTCACAATGGCCGAAATAGCCTGTGCGCTCAGTGAAGTGCATAGAGTTCTAAAACCGGGCGGACTGGTAATTTATTCCGTACGTTCTATCTTTGACCGTCATTACCGCGCTGGAGAACATCTGGGTGAGAATCTGTTTGAAGTAGGCAAGTTTGCGGTACACTTCTTTTATAAGGATAAGCTTGAGGAACTGGCCAGCGGATTTGAGATTAAATCCATTGAACGCATAGAGGAGGGCGCTTTGCCGCGTGACCTTTATTGTATTGTCATGGAGAAAAAGAATACCCGCTATGCACCGACATTTGAATCCTGTTCTCTCGAAGAGGGCAGGGCCGATAAAATACCATTTTCACGTAATCGAGCCCGGATGTGTGGGCCCGGCGAAACGTGATAGTCTCGCCATGCTTCAGTTGAAGTATTCAAATTTAAGATAGTATAAAAAAGGTCCGGAAAATATCCGGACCTTTTTTATGTTTGCGGAATAGTCTTTTAGAGAAGTTCTTTCAGGTTCGGTACAATCGAGGGCACATTCTTTTTATATTCAAGATAGTCCTTTCCGTAAGCTTCTTCCAGAATGCTTTCCTCTTCCGGTATGTAGTGCAGAAATTTGTAATACGCCACCACGCTCATACCGAAAAACAGCCATGCCTGAGTGGCAAGGGCGCTGCCGGGGAAGATAAATGCCATCCATGCAAAGTAGAGCGGATTACGTACAATTGCGAATGTCCCTGTTGTTTCCAGTCTTTGCTCATGAACGGCTTTTTTTATCGTGACGCCGCTGATAAAGAGAAAAGCTATTCCTATGCCAAGCAGTATGCCGCCCATGATATTGAAAGCGGCACCGGGCAGGAAGGTCATCAAAAAGATTCTCGGAAAGATAAGGGTAATGATTAATGCGGCAAGCCCATACACAATTGTAGGTTTAAAAATTTTGAGCCCGACTCCGATAATTGTCATCTTGCGTTCTTCCATAACCTGCTCCACTCATTTCAGATTTAATCAGCATATCCTTGCAGCTGGAGAGAATTGGGTAAGCCATCCGATTAAATATATCTTTGAATAGTTCCTGCAAAAGTGTCAACCCAAAACAGGTTTAAGGTCATCAATATTTCTAAGCCATTTTTATCATTACTGCGCTATTTGAGCAGTTAGTTTCTCGCTGATTAACCCTGTTTTCTTGGTGATTTCTTTCCAGAGATCTTTATAGGCAACTGCAGCGCTTGATTTTGCAGCAAACGCATGAAGCGGAGCACGTTCTATTCCCATTTTTTCAACATCGGCTCTTGCAGGGATAAAATTCTCACAAAAGTAATTTTTAAATTCTTTTTTGTTATCCCACATTATTTTTCTGTGGCCGCTCTTACGCCTGTCTACCATATTAAAGAATGGTATTAATTCTGCGCAGGTTTCGTTCATTGATGAGAGGTATTCTTTTACCTTTAGAAAGCTCTGTTGCGGCATTACAGCCGGGACGACAGGCATTAAGATATATTCAACGGTACTGAAAATAACTTCGGAAAGATTTGATATACTTGGCGGACAGTCAAATAGGAATAAGTCGTAATTTTCTTCAAATGAGCTGATTATCTTTTTCAGTTTTTTGCGTGATTTTTTGCTGTCATCCAGCACCATGTCCATATTGCGGTAGTCAAAACCAGCCGGAATAACCGAAAGATTTGCATAGGGCGTTGGTTCGACCATATTCTTGATCAATTTCTTGTCTTTGATTAATTTTTTTAGTTTCGTCTGTTCCAGCGGCTCAACTCCAAGATGAAAGGTTGCTGCTCCCTGCGGATCCAGGTCCCAGACCATTGTACGCACTCCGTTTGCAGCACTTAAATAGGCAAAGTTGACAGCAAAACTTGTTTTTCCGACCCCACCTTTCATATTGTAGCAAGCCATAGACTTCATCACAGAACCGCCTGATTAAAATTTTAAAATTTCTACCTTATTTAGTTACTGTTACAATTCTTTTTCATTAAAGTTGTTTTTGTATGATTTAACCTGCTCTATAGGTACTTATCTCTCAATATCTGCTGTTTAAATAAATAGACAGTACACATCTCTGTTAGCTGGCTGAAAATATTTTCCATATCCGGTTCATTGTTTTC is a window of Maridesulfovibrio sp. DNA encoding:
- a CDS encoding methyl-accepting chemotaxis protein, which encodes MNFKSINTVLAIIITVIVSVSVLAFVVVVSSMTNSAVLNIQEQNMHVLNNKIVSDVEEFLDLCRNDLVDYASNENFRKAFTDEDAREGIVNHFRQKMSTNSKLATLAACNTDGKIVFGIKANGQSAAGADLHSRAYVQEILNGSEFAVSDIIKSVLEDQFILVMAVPVRDDQGNLMGAYLMSVDWQAYAQNMIGNIAIGEEGYPYILDGKGRILAHKVNQKLIAKNLSSYDFIRKTLEVPEGTMNYDWEGRAKFQVFKRVPSTGWVVCMSAYVSDLTRAATKQRNALIGMGIVMVLLLVVVIIFTIRKQVTGPMALIRDFTSNISQGNFDAELNGKFVCELKDLSENISHMVAEIKHKLGFSEGVLKGLVLPCSIVGPDNNMLWTNSHLCELIESELSPEDVVGMNPGEFFYRDRTRKTLSQKAIEEERRIQQESDYVTLKGVNKNVMISTTPFYDMDKKMLGSVSIWIDMTEIREQQRRIEENNIMISEAATSATEVSNQVSSFSDALAAQVEQSSRGAEEQSVMASEAATAMDEMNSTVFEVARNASVAAELADASQQKAGEGEEKVIQAVKTIEIIRAQSDQMQSDMADLGQQADGIGHIMGVISDIADQTNLLALNAAIEAARAGDAGRGFAVVADEVRKLAESTMNATNDVGEYIKRIQESTKKNIANTEKSNRYIGDVTELVNQSGSILKEIVEKVSDTADQVRSIATASEEQSAASEQISRSTGQINTIAGETAQAMNESAEAVSRMSDLAKELDGIIANMKG
- a CDS encoding glycoside hydrolase family 99-like domain-containing protein, with the translated sequence MDFVSDQLKLLAFYLPQFHPIPENDQWWGKGFTEWNNVTSSVPGFTGHIQPRVPAKPLEYYDLRSERVQSMQAAMAKRYGLYGFCYYYYWFGGKKLLETPLENMLESGKPNFPFCICWANHEWTRAWYGQDKKILIAQDYSKSSMKKFILDLIPALKDPRYITIEDRPVVCVHQAEDLPDSKAITDLWRKEAGKHGIELYLVKVEAFCWGYTPAELGFDAAVEFAPDWRMTGDLLAPGVKPRRVDYRKTIINMLNKPKPEYKLFRGVFPQWDNTPRYKSAAFVFDKSSPEAFSFHLQKTLRYTVENFPEEERFIFINAWNEWGEGCYLEPCESYGYAYLDAVKYALSTY
- a CDS encoding ATP-binding protein, whose translation is MHSVLRLVLSALCGVILLCLLSAAQKYLMGWPMPLKSFIAPILFGLFTGSGFYFYSLFLEKHRKTKGLLYAREAQLNTVLSAAPIGIGMVTDRVFQEVNDFFCEMTGYSRAELIGSSSRMIYPSDEDYDYVSSYKYSQIKDKGSGTVETRFKRKDGKILHVILSSKPLNQADWSQGVSFTVLNITKRKEAENSLAKRIVFESLVSKIATDFLNLSVDQIDEGLTKSLEDICRFAGVGRAYIFLMRGNSAVCDNTHEWCAENIEPQIDVLQNINLQDPETLLWEKLCNKESYYIPDVSALPDDLPDKAILAEQDIWSILIEPMYFNDQLVGFVGFDAVYSYRHWSEEDIDILSLFSKNISLILERKKVEEKLIAAKQGAEAANTAKSEFLANMSHEVRTPLNGIMGMLQLMQISGLRAEQDEHCTFAMESCRRLTRLLSDVLDISKIEAGNLQIINVEFDLGEVLNSVYYLFKPVALQKNVDLIFDVAGNLPQKLSGDSNRLHQILNNLIGNALKFTDAGSVVLEVSPLKVNQPGLHKILFSVSDSGIGISDNKLENIFDSFTQVDNSRTRSYEGAGLGLAIVKKLVKLMGGSLSITSELGVGTAIYFCIEFQDPQQSVAVADDLLEDGDNFIKEFNVLVAEDEKVNMLTLKSFLQKLGCTVSVAGDGYEVIEALNGEQDTFDLIFMDIQMPNMGGIETTSRIRSGDAGTSNSDIPIIACTAYAMAGDKEEFFSAGMDDYLAKPIQIGDVEEILLKYSAKDL